In Streptomyces chartreusis, the following proteins share a genomic window:
- a CDS encoding TetR/AcrR family transcriptional regulator: MKTVPHPATLRRAPVQRRSAERLTRILDACADLLDEVGYDDLSTRAVAQRAGVPIGSVYRFFGNKRQMADALAQRNLERYTARVTERLERAGGGGWRVAMDAVLDEYIAMKRTAPGFSLVDFGNQIPVGTRGEPNHRVADRLTELLSGYLDREPDEDLRRTFLVSVETADTLVHLAFRVAPEGDDRILEEARELLRAYLARVLD, encoded by the coding sequence ATGAAGACCGTGCCCCATCCAGCAACGCTTCGCCGGGCGCCCGTGCAGCGGCGCAGCGCAGAACGGCTCACCAGGATCCTCGACGCCTGCGCCGACCTCCTCGACGAGGTCGGCTACGACGACCTGAGCACCCGGGCCGTCGCCCAGCGGGCCGGCGTCCCGATCGGCTCGGTCTACCGGTTCTTCGGCAACAAACGCCAGATGGCCGACGCCCTCGCCCAGCGCAACCTCGAGCGCTACACCGCCCGGGTGACCGAGCGCCTGGAGAGGGCCGGCGGGGGAGGCTGGCGGGTGGCGATGGACGCCGTGCTCGACGAGTACATCGCCATGAAGCGCACCGCGCCCGGCTTCTCCCTGGTCGACTTCGGCAACCAGATCCCCGTCGGCACCCGCGGCGAACCCAACCACCGCGTCGCCGACCGCCTCACCGAGCTGCTCTCCGGCTACCTCGACCGCGAGCCGGACGAGGATCTGCGCCGGACCTTCCTGGTCTCTGTCGAAACCGCCGACACCCTGGTCCACCTGGCCTTCCGGGTGGCTCCGGAGGGCGACGACCGGATCCTGGAGGAGGCCCGGGAGCTGCTGCGGGCGTATCTGGCGCGCGTGCTGGACTGA